gtcactggaccttttgttttcatgtgctgattcatgtaagtgccccagtttgtgcagttaactttggatgaaagtttgaaggggacttctgccgttttatgggcagctggattaggagatccaatatctaggccagtgatcatggtgacatctagcagagtgggagtcatgggtccatgaccaaagagaaaacagttcagggcatcagaccataaatagccgatggtttttagaagattctcatctttgtcgagaggagataatgataagctaagtgcatcggctatattcaaatcctgccacaagggcatataagtttttgctactctgctgtaccatgtaatccagctctcagggggttaggccaggctcttaagcagtcggcccagaggatcagatcgatgttttgactcacaaaaggaatcctatttgcttcacaagagatcaaatctatgggattttcatgggttcgtgggccaagacagaaagattttgggttgGAAGAATGCGGCaggaggatgtctgacacctgaagttcagaaattcagaagtatgcatatggtgtcatatttcagagttcaGTGTTTCAGAGGCTTGGTAAACTGAAGAAAattaaaggattaggccgaatattaccttcaggccgcagattgccgcatcatcgattgcagagcttgttGACTCAGCtacagaatctgccatggtccagatccgttgacttagggtttgtttGCTGTGGGTTCTAATTCGAATTCCGGGTGCTtgaagagttcttgctcgaatttgtagagcttggttttcgaattgtgCTCGGATTCaggagttcggttcaaggtggaagtgttactctactcttgtgcgggttgcttctagtttgaattctgtcagctcttggatatttatagaagcctgatgcgttgccatcggcttttttgggAAGTAAGTAAACAGATGCACGGAATTGAAAGaaattcgatttcattaaaaggaaagatcattacaaggaaagccgatttttacaaaagaattaatccttcggctttgtgatcctaccctaCGATGCCACtactactgctcgtaggtacctagtagctacggcgcttggggcttcgggccggcgcatccccgctgtcgtcgtcgtcatcatcgctgctgaaggcgctgctgccaccTTCAGACCCGAGGTCgctccagccgtcgccgccgccactcttctcttcctcgctgtcctcctcggaggacccgaggaaccgaaatggctttccgcccatcggctcatcgtcgtcggagggggagtcgatctcctcttccgaggaggaatcgacTCCGTCCGAAGAAGGGTCTTCCTCTTCGCTgctctccgactcctcctggaacaggagccggaggtcttctccttcagtcgTGGGCTCGTCTTCTTtggagacgaccccgaagtcgaactcctctgcatcccagtgcagaggagccagcgcttcatacgctgcagttgggtcccactccgacgtcggctcccgactctccggaatggagtcgatggaagaagcagggagcggggaagaagaaggagaagaggaggaggaagagtctccgaaggagttggagtcggaggaggaagagatcgccattaCTGGTGCTggaagattggggttttctacgctactggctttgggaggaagaaggagttttgccGTGAAGAatagccgattcggggtgagattaaatagtgaaagatGAAAGACGGATCgacagtttcacattctacgaggagccagttgcagagacgttgcatcttccttagtggttgcagtgtgttaatgagcattaacgggaagatgaagcgacggagtggttttggaactatcattgccaaaaccagggggcatgtgttatcgccataaatttatgggccgaaagcaagatgggcttaaagcagaagaataAGAatgcttgtaaatcggctcctgcgtgagcatctgggccacatgggccatgtatccttagatttagattagagatagagtccgatcgggataagattagtttagattgtttcccaagtctccagactataaatatgtaccctatgttattcatgagagaagaacatcatcacgtctcgcaaacaacaactctcggcgcatcgccatccctaattctagggttttctccaagtaagcgccatgctgccctgattgcttcttgcgatcagggcagcgttgttcttgcttttaccttggtattactcgtactaaagcgtttttgatggcgagtagtactagttatcctgatgttcgtagcatggcttttagtagatctatcgtgcttcgttgcttattgtctacgaatatcatgttgtctttacgcaatcatgttatcatcttatactagctcttgttgcatagagttagctgcgtaaaggcaacactctgcttcttttatgtttagtagatctgatctgttacggtttgctcttattcttaagagttggcgtaatatctgctgggttaggccttgcaaacgggttggatgatccgatggcgtgttagatgctttatcttagtcttaacagggaattgatccgggaatcggctctcgctagttcttaggcctctgttttttttgttatggtttagttatctgctacgtttattaggcccagttacgtgtaggatgttccgatctagcagtgaagcccttatcgtcgtggattagatcaattagatttaattgaagcagctttatagttattcgctttaatcatcaatatctggatgcgacagatcccatctgacaccgggactcgatcggctctttaaagccgatgcaagagtcgtcccgggggagccgactacggctcggacttacgtttccacgtgtttgtgtatgcaggtcaatcatcgcaagcacgtccgcaccttcctgatcgggtataggtcaagtGGCACgtcctgcgtcttcacaagccgcggcgcgttgctggaattgcgggccgtcgacgagggagcagtgcctgccagcgccccggcgacctcccggctcttcgtgttgcctgtcgctgctcgccggtgggtttcgaccgacaacaggtGGTGACCAACGTTGACTCGGTGTTAGGCCCGTGGACTAGTCATTGCTTCTCCACGAGGCTCATACCAGGCGCTACGGCGCCGAGGAAAAATTTGAACGACCTTCAACAAAAGGAGTGCATAGATAAAAAATATATGATATGATGGAAACAGTGGCAGATCTAGGGCTAGGGGGCTTAAGCCCCCGTACATCCCCAAGATCAATGGACACTCTCTAagactctcttttttttttggaagaaaattaaaggaatcaaggagaagggggaggaagaagaagagaattgAGGTGAGCCCACTCTTTGTATGTTGGCTGGATTCACCTCTGGATGGAAAAGTTGTAGTATGCTGTAAGGCATTCGATTGTTTTGCCGATATTTGACACATTGTTGTTTGCACTTCTCAAAATCCTCGAATTTTTTCATAGAAGATGGTTCGGGTGTTTCAGATGCATTAAATACCTTGAATTATGTATCTATCAGATTGAGATCATACGTCTTACAAAAAGCTGACACTATCTAGGAACTGCATAAACTGACATGAATGAGGtgcatatattatatatatataagttaaAACAAGTGAATAGGTGTCGACCAAACTGCAAAAACTTCAGATAAACATAGAACCATAACAGGCTGCATATTTTTATCTGAAATATCAAATTTCATGGGTATTATCTCATCATCACACACCAATATACAGGataatatagaaaaaaaatagggTGGGATGAACAATCATTCTTCATGGAAATTGCCGAATTCTGCGAAACAAAAGTAGAGTGGCAAAGTCATCATTCTTCAAATTGTTCAGCATGACGCGGAATACATTGAGTCATTGACAGAGTAGAAGCTAGCATGTAGTAGCGCATGGATTGTAATGAATATTGGGCATCCATGATACCTAGTTAGCAAAATGATCAGCAAAAATATATGAAGAAAAAGGATACCCTTCAGATGAAGTCAACCCTGGCATGCTGTGCCACATCACagtcaatttttttgaaaagacatcaCAGTCAAATGGCATGAgccttttctcaaaaaaaatggCATGAGCCTGATATTCTTCACATGCTCTGATCTTGACCTGCTTACCATGTACACAAAAGAACATCTTTTTGGTCGCGCGGGTTTATGCGTTAGCAAGAGCAGATTGTGGTTTGTTCTCGATCATCATACCCATGTATTAGTTCACGAAGATGAAGACATGCCATCCCAAAACTCTTCACAAGCATGGATCTCAAAGGGACTCGACTCCACATCACAAAGACGGATGCTGTCCACGTAAGGTCGGACCGATCGCGCCCCGTATTCGTTCGTGATAGCAAGCTTCAAAGCGAAAGCATGTATTCCATTCCGAGCTCCGACGGTCAGGCAGCTGGCCATACGCCGAGAGCACAGGGTTCCACGAGGGAATCGGCACCCACCACCTGCATATACGGATCGCATCGATCACAGCCGAATCGATGCACGCAGCGACGCCTCCTTTTGTCACGAACGCCGacggcgacctcctcctccctttTCCGTCGTCCCCGGCGTACTAACCAACGGGACAACAGCGACGCGGGTAACGCTAGCTGTGGCCGGCGCCGGAAGCGGCAGGTCACGTCGACGGCGGTCGCTGCTCCCCCGCCCCCAGACGACGGCCACGCCCCAGCAGGTCCTACTCCCACATGCCAGCATGCCACTTCGCCGGAGCCGGATCCCTTGGGCCGCCTGAGTTCACGTCGCAACACGAACAGCGGAGCCCTGCCGCCGCTGGCGATCCTATCGTGTCTGCCTTCGGCCTTCCTGCCCTTTTCGGCGTCAGGAGTTTGGAGTCCTGCCGGCCTCACACGACACAGCAATACAGCATGCATCCGAGCCGCGCGATGCAGTGGATTATTAGCTCCGGTCGTCGCGCCGCCCTGCCCTGAGTCTGAATGAATGCTGAGTACGACGGGCGAACAGTGGCTGGCAACACACGCGAAACATCCGGGGGGAGGCAAAACGGCCTGATCAAGAAATACCAGCCGCCGCACGTCCTTGTCGCGCCTGCTCCCGCTCCGTCTGAAACTCTGAACAAAACACGAGCAGCCATGCCGCCGTGCGCGTAGGAAAAAAAAGGGCCAGGGTTCGGCGGCTGTCCACGACAAGACCAGGGGCACATTGCTTTGCTGTTCACGCCCACGGGCAGCCGGCCGGGCAGGCGTCGCCGCATCACCGCCTCGTTCGTCCCCGCCTCGTCACTTCGTCAGTGATGGCAGATCCAGTGGAGACGTGGAGTGTTCGCGCGCCTGCCCACGACGAGGCAGGCAGCACCGCAGCACAGGCGCCTGCCTGATCCTCCCGACCTCGGTGGTGCCGGCTTGCCGCCGGTAGCTGGTACTCCTGGTCTAGTACCAGCCCTGGTGCCGTCAGAACAACGATCGGCTGGTCGCTGGTCGTGACACTAGCGCGCTTAGGCTCCACTCGATCGCTCCACCGGGCCCGGGTAAAAAGTCTCTGTCCCCCCTCGTGTAGTTGGCACCCAATAAACTCcgtaaaaaaaacatcacatcgaatgtttcgatacatacatagagtactaaatgaagtctatttataatttttttttgcatggatgggccgtaaatcgcgagacgaatctgatgagtctacttaatccatgatttgcaatagtgatgctacagtaaccatccgctaattattaattaatcatggattaattagcatcattagattcgtctcgcgatttacaacccatctgtgcaaaaaattttgtaaatagacttcatttagtacttcaaattagtaagatttcatcacaatttttttttgcaaaatatctAAACACGGGTTGATTGATTCCTCCTGGATATGACTCAGGTCATCTCCTCGACGGGGTAGATTTGCAAGCAAAATTCTTCTCTAGACTCTAGTTGTAGAGTGGGGACTGATAAGACCCGCTGGAAAGTCTCGTGCTATCTACAGACCACACACCACCGCAGCTGCTTGTTCTCAGGATAGGAACATACGGGGTGCCGCGGTGGCCATCTCCGTTTTAACCTCCCCGTTGCCTGTTGGGTGCGGGTGACCGGAATCCTAGCATCGACGcatggtcgccggcgccggcgcgcgtcGACGCTCGGCGGGCCGCCGTGGCTGGCAGCATCGGCGAACCACCTGTCAGGGGCGGCAAGCAAGCGCGCCGCAAGCGCGCGccaggacggcggcgggcgcgggtgaGGTCGTGAGGAGGGGGCGCACCACAAGTCCACCCAGCCACGACCAGCGACAGCGAGGCCCCACCTGCCACTTGGCGAAAAGCGCCGCGCACGTGGCGCCCGCCGGGGCGGCCCCTTATCCTGCCCGCGCGGCCAAATGACGGTCCTGCCCCGCGAAAAGCGCAAAAAGGGCACCGCGGGCCGCGGCAGCGCGACCTTTCCACCCCCCGGGCCCCGCGTCACACTGGCACCCGGGTgggcccccctccccccgcccTCATCCCTTCCGCTTCTTCCCCTCGCGACCTCCACCTCCCCACCTGTTTGCATCGCATTCCCCTCCTCTCCCCGCGTCTCCCACTCCTCGCTTATCTCCCCCCACCTCCCCTGCTCGCCCTGTTGGCAAAACCTCCTCCTAGTCCTCCTCCCCCAACGCAAAAGAGGCGCCGTTTGCTATCGCGCGGAGCGGCGGAAGCTTCTCGACCTCTCTCCACCGCTGCCCCCGCCGTCGGCTGGTtccgcgccgcgccggtggGATTCGAGCCCCGAGCTGCCGAGCGGCGATCCTCGGTGAGTCGCTCTTGCTATACCGCGCGAGCTTTTCGTTCTCGTAGGATCGGATTCCGTTCCGTACCTGCGAGGGGCGGCTTGGATTTCGACGGGGAGTGGGTTGTTTCTTCGATCGGGGACTTTGAGTGTTTGATTTCGAGTCTGCTTGCTTAGTTCTCCGCTGTTCCAGGGAGTTCGATATGTGTCGGACTGACAGGTCTGaactgtgatttttttttcttccctctTTGCGGACACTTCACGTTTTGTCCCGTGTTGCGTAGAGCGTACGAGAGTGGTTGGGTTCGTTTGATTTTGTCTTTGAGCCTGCGGACTCAGTTGCTAGTCTTGATTACCCCGTCTAATCACCGAAGTATCGTGGCTTCTGGCTTTGCTTGTATCCGCAGACAATTCAGCCAGTAGAGaactttttttctccttttttttaaagTTGCTTTTGCATACTGACGCACAGTGAATTAGTGATAATATATTTGCGCTTTGCTTCTACGTCGCTGTTCTCTCTCTTCTTAGCCGCAACTATTCATTGGTGTCAAAAGGATTGAATTCGTCTGTTTTTGAAAGATAATAGTGAAATTTGCCACGTTTATTTTAGTGGCGCAGAAAGTCCCTTTGCTTTATCCACGCATATGTGCGCTAGCGacgaggaaaaagaaaagtgacGGTTAGTGCTGCTTAACACCTGTGTTTGTTCTAATGGAAGTTTGGCGTGTGGCAACTTAGTACGACGCGGCGCTTACACGTCAAGTGCTTAGAAAGGTGTCTTCTGGATATGCAAAAATACTAACTTGCCAACGAAACGATAACTATGTATCCATTTGCACTGGCGGTTGCTAAAGTTTCGGTTGCACTTCATCCTTTTTGTCTCTCATGCTTGTGTGCTGATATGCTGCGCTAAGCTAGCAGGAGAGGAGGCTTTTACTTCTTCAAAGCAATGCTGCCAATTGCAATTAGCGTCTCTTTAGCCCCAAGTTGACTATTCCCTGCATCTTTTGGTGGTATCAGTTGCATCATTGTCACTCTAGCGGAAGTGTTTTGAATCTACTCTGTTTTCTCCCTCCCTTAGCTTTACAGAGGCAACATGATTGCAACAGAGGTATAGTCTAAAAATTCTAGTTTGTTAAGGGTGTATGTTCCTAAATTAATGTTCCGCCTTCCGTGTTGAAAATTTGAGTTCTCTATGCCCTGGCTGGCAGATCTAGGAAGACTCTATTGAAACCTCAAATTTCTCTAAGTGGAAGCGTCCTACATAGCCACATCAGGAAGTGGTCATATGTTATTCTAGATTGACACTAGCTGATGACAGGATGAGAGTAGATACCTATTTTTGCTGCTTGGTGCATATGTTTTAAATTACTATTGGTGGAAAGAACATGTTGCTGTTTTCATGATCACAGGGAAAAGTTGCTGGGTTCTTTTTGATACAAACTTTTATCTATACGCCAGACAGTCAGATATAAGTATATAACTATAAGTTTGCTTTATTGTTACTGACTTTTTACATCTATATGCCAATGTGACATAGGATTCCACTGAATTCAACTACTGAAGAAAGCCAAGGAAGGTGGCGTTGGTAGTGGGAGCGATCAGCTTGTGGAATCTTTCCCAAATACTGCCCAGGATCATGGCTGCCCTTTGTGATTTCTGTGGGAAACAAAGGTCCATGATCTACTGCAGATCAGATGTGGCATCCTTGTGCTTATCATGTGATCGCAATGTTCATTCAGCTAATGCGCTGTCCCGCCGTCACACAAGGACCCTTCTTTGTGATCGTTGTTGCTCACAGCCTGCAGCTGTCCGCTGTATTGAAGAGAACACATCACTTTGCCAAAATTGTGATTGGAATGGGCATGATGCAGCATCAGGGGCTACTGGGCATAAAAGGCAGGCCATAAACTGTTACTCGGGGTGCCCATCATCGGCAGAGCTTTCGAGAATCTGGTCATTTGTTATGGATATCCCTACTGTAGCTGCCGAGCCCAACTGTGAGGATGGAATGAGCATGATGACAATTGATGAAGGTGATGTGACTAATCATTGTGATGCTTCAGATGATAAAAGATTGTTGGAAATAGCTAGCACAACACTCATGAGTGATCCACCCACTGGCGACAAGCTTAAACCTCTGATAGGCACTTCTTCAGGTGATGGATTCAATGTTCTGCCACTAGCTACTGATCAGCATGCTGGATCAGTTTCAATGGCGCAAAAGGTGCTGTGGTTTTCGTATCTTCCTCCAAAATGTGTTTGAATATTCTTCCGAGTTTCTGGATGTCATAAGACTTTTTGCTTGTTGCATGCAAAGTTACTTATCATATATAATAAAGAGTGCTCTCATATGAATGTAGCATACCAATAGTAATTGTGCATGGTTACAGTTCCAGTCGGCAGCAGCTCAATTCCTATACTGCTTATCTTTGGAAGATACTGTACATTCATTATTCCTAAGTAGTGATCCTTCTGTCCCTACTATTGCTGTGTGGCTATCCAAAGTTCCCTCTCTTGTTTTCTTTCCTGCAAGGCTCACTCCTTTAATAATTTCACCTTACAATGAAAAGTTCATTCCTGTAACAAGTTATTTGATGCATTTGTATTGATGACTTCCTAACCTGGACGGTTGAACAATTGCAAGCTGAATCAGTTTGGATCTGCTTGTTTATCATGGTTATCTTGTTttaaaaaaggaaataaaatctGTCATTGTTGTATGCTTATGAAACATTTTGTTACATTTCTCAGGTACCTTATGCCGCAGACGATGATAAGTTCAATGATGGCATGTATGAGGACTTATGTGTGGATGATACTGACCTGACATTCGAGAATTATGAAGAACTGTTTGGTACCACTCATATTCAAACAGAGCAACTTTTTGATGATGCTGGAATCGACAGTTACTTTGAAATGAAGGAGATGCCACCTTTTGATTCTAATGAGGTTTGTACTTTTCTTCTATACTCCCTATGATTCAAAATATAAATGTAGGACATCAACACAGTCTACAAGTTGATAATTTGCAATGAATTTCCATGAAAATATGACATCTGAAACAAAGACAATTAAATATTATGAAAGCAATTATCACATGCTGATGGTTAGAgtatatattttcatttgtaATGTTTGTTGTGGGAAAGAGAACTACTGTGCTGGAGGCTTCCCATATTCCCCATAAGCTACTAGTAACCTACGATCAGTTTATTTTTCCTACCTTAGTTGTTATCTATAACTTGCATTGATTTCACTTGGTTCAGTTCAGGGCCTTTTGGTGTTTAAATTGGTTAATTTTATTTCCATCCATGAATACAATGCTTGTTTTGATAAACTAATAACAACTTCACGTTCTTTCACTACATTTTTTCTGCAACTTTCAACCCATGTATGGTGTATCCCCCACATCTTGCTCTTGCATTTAAAAGGGTTGTATAGCGGACAATTGCTCCATTTTATTGGATTCATTGTTGTTCATAGGAAAGTCAAACATGTTGTTGCTTTACTAAATATTTGGGGTCAtctttatgttttcaggagccCAAATATATGCAGCTGGAATGTAGCAATGTGGTTTCAGCTGATTCTGCGATGTCAAACccaggagcacgggttgattCCAGCCTTTGTATTCCTGTTAGGCAAGTTAGATCCAGTATATCTCAATCCTTCTCTGGTTTGACTGGTGAAAGCAGTCCTGGAGATCACCAAGATTGTGGGGTATCACCAATGCTCCTCATGGGTGGGCCACCCTGGCATCCTCCTGGTCCTGAGGGCTCAGTTGCTGGAGGCAGCAGAGATAGTGCTCTCAC
This window of the Panicum virgatum strain AP13 chromosome 1K, P.virgatum_v5, whole genome shotgun sequence genome carries:
- the LOC120640291 gene encoding zinc finger protein CONSTANS-LIKE 9-like, yielding MAALCDFCGKQRSMIYCRSDVASLCLSCDRNVHSANALSRRHTRTLLCDRCCSQPAAVRCIEENTSLCQNCDWNGHDAASGATGHKRQAINCYSGCPSSAELSRIWSFVMDIPTVAAEPNCEDGMSMMTIDEGDVTNHCDASDDKRLLEIASTTLMSDPPTGDKLKPLIGTSSGDGFNVLPLATDQHAGSVSMAQKVPYAADDDKFNDGMYEDLCVDDTDLTFENYEELFGTTHIQTEQLFDDAGIDSYFEMKEMPPFDSNEEPKYMQLECSNVVSADSAMSNPGARVDSSLCIPVRQVRSSISQSFSGLTGESSPGDHQDCGVSPMLLMGGPPWHPPGPEGSVAGGSRDSALTRYKEKKKRRKFDKKIRYASRKARADVRKRVKGRFIKAGEAYDYDPLSLTRSY